Proteins from a single region of Magnetospirillum sp. 15-1:
- the rfaD gene encoding ADP-glyceromanno-heptose 6-epimerase, with the protein MILVTGGAGFIGSNILAALEEKGAGKLVVCDRLRSGTKWHNIAKRELADIVHPEQLFDFLEANAKHMEVIVHMGAISATTETDADKILANNFSLSLALWKWCAVHNVRFIYASSAATYGDGTQGFDDDGSMEHLAKLRPLNAYGWSKHLFDRRVARKVSAGSRKPPQWAGLKFFNVYGPNEYHKGNQQSVVAQVYPHAEKNAAYQLFKSHNPKYPDGGQLRDFIWVGDVVDVVMWLIENPRVSGLFNVGTGKARSFLDLANAVYHAVGREPQIKFRDTPIEIRDKYQYFTQAKMERLHRAGYTKPFTSLEDGVEQYVKRFLASGDAYR; encoded by the coding sequence ATGATCCTCGTCACCGGCGGAGCCGGCTTCATCGGTTCCAACATCCTGGCGGCCCTCGAGGAGAAGGGGGCGGGCAAGCTGGTGGTCTGCGACCGCCTGCGTTCGGGCACCAAGTGGCACAACATCGCCAAGCGCGAGCTGGCCGACATCGTCCATCCCGAGCAGTTGTTCGACTTCCTGGAAGCCAACGCCAAGCACATGGAAGTCATCGTCCACATGGGCGCCATCTCGGCCACCACCGAGACCGACGCCGACAAGATCCTCGCCAACAATTTCTCGCTGTCCCTGGCGCTGTGGAAGTGGTGCGCCGTGCACAACGTACGCTTCATCTACGCCTCGTCGGCCGCCACCTACGGCGACGGGACCCAGGGCTTCGACGACGACGGCTCCATGGAGCATCTGGCCAAGCTGCGGCCGCTCAACGCCTATGGCTGGTCCAAGCACCTGTTCGACCGCCGGGTGGCGCGCAAGGTGTCGGCGGGATCGCGCAAGCCGCCGCAATGGGCGGGCCTCAAGTTCTTCAACGTCTACGGCCCCAACGAGTACCACAAGGGCAACCAGCAGAGCGTGGTGGCCCAGGTCTATCCCCACGCCGAGAAGAACGCCGCCTACCAGCTGTTCAAGTCGCACAATCCCAAATACCCGGATGGCGGCCAGCTGCGCGACTTCATCTGGGTCGGCGACGTGGTCGACGTGGTGATGTGGCTGATCGAGAACCCCAGGGTCAGCGGCCTGTTCAACGTCGGCACCGGCAAGGCCCGCTCGTTCCTCGATCTGGCCAACGCTGTCTATCACGCCGTGGGCCGCGAGCCGCAGATCAAGTTCCGCGACACCCCCATCGAGATCCGCGACAAGTACCAGTATTTCACCCAGGCCAAGATGGAGCGCCTGCACCGCGCCGGCTATACCAAGCCCTTCACCTCGCTGGAAGACGGCGTCGAGCAATACGTGAAACGCTTCCTGGCCTCTGGGGATGCCTACCGCTGA
- a CDS encoding SAM-dependent methyltransferase, with translation MSLADILAERIRTTGPIPVSDFMAEALGHPEHGYYMGRDPFGMAGDFTTAPEISQMFGELLGLWCALVWQSMGSPGRVVLAEIGPGRGTLMADLLRAAAALPPFAKALDVHLIETSPALRNRQQQSLADSRVTWHQRFEDLPDGPLLLVANELFDALPIRQLEKNGGVWRERVVALDDGGALVFTAGPVVDEPPLAPAVLNASDGALAEISPQGRELAQAIARRVVTQGGAALIIDYGYGTSAAGDSLQALKGHKHHPVLSEPGHADITAHVDFQALAEAAAGIAAIHGPVSQGRFLARLGLEERARMLMGNATSEQAAHLASGARRLIDPGEMGTLFKVMALANPLLPVPPGLEPAE, from the coding sequence ATGAGTCTGGCCGACATTCTCGCCGAGAGGATCAGGACCACCGGCCCCATCCCGGTGTCCGACTTCATGGCCGAGGCGCTGGGGCATCCCGAGCACGGCTACTACATGGGCCGCGATCCGTTCGGCATGGCCGGCGACTTCACCACGGCTCCCGAGATCAGCCAGATGTTCGGCGAGCTGCTCGGCCTGTGGTGCGCCCTGGTCTGGCAGAGCATGGGCTCGCCCGGCCGCGTGGTGCTGGCCGAGATCGGACCGGGACGCGGCACCCTGATGGCCGACCTGCTGCGCGCCGCCGCCGCCTTGCCCCCCTTCGCCAAGGCCCTGGACGTCCACCTGATCGAGACCAGCCCGGCGCTCCGCAACCGCCAGCAACAGAGTCTGGCCGACAGCCGGGTCACCTGGCACCAGCGGTTCGAGGACCTGCCCGATGGACCGCTGTTGCTGGTCGCCAACGAGCTGTTCGACGCCCTGCCCATCCGCCAGTTGGAAAAGAACGGCGGCGTCTGGCGCGAACGGGTGGTCGCCCTGGACGACGGCGGTGCGCTCGTCTTCACCGCCGGCCCGGTGGTGGACGAACCGCCCCTGGCCCCCGCCGTGCTGAATGCCTCCGACGGCGCCCTGGCCGAGATTAGTCCCCAGGGGCGGGAACTGGCCCAGGCCATCGCCCGGCGCGTGGTCACCCAGGGCGGCGCCGCCCTGATCATCGATTACGGCTACGGAACAAGCGCCGCCGGCGACAGCCTGCAGGCGCTGAAGGGCCACAAGCACCACCCGGTGCTGTCCGAGCCGGGCCATGCCGATATCACCGCCCATGTGGATTTCCAGGCCCTGGCCGAGGCGGCGGCGGGTATCGCCGCCATCCATGGCCCGGTGTCGCAGGGTCGCTTCCTGGCCCGCCTGGGGCTGGAGGAACGGGCCCGCATGCTGATGGGCAACGCCACCTCCGAACAGGCGGCTCATCTGGCCAGCGGCGCACGGCGCTTGATCGATCCCGGCGAAATGGGCACCCTGTTCAAGGTCATGGCCCTCGCCAACCCTCTGCTGCCCGTCCCTCCCGGCCTGGAACCCGCTGAATGA
- a CDS encoding PAS domain-containing protein, translating to MSRPGVYLSGVERTFGADEIIVSKTDTKGRIIYANEVFLRMAGFAEGEILNQPHSIIRHPDMPRCVFKLLWDTIEAGKEIFAYVKNRSKNGDHYWVLAHVTPTFDKTGKIVSYHSNRRSPRRDAVEKAEGLYKELLAIENGHDDRKVGMEAAFQAVVAKLQGAGVPYDEFVFSL from the coding sequence ATGTCGCGTCCTGGTGTTTACTTGTCCGGGGTGGAGCGCACATTCGGCGCCGACGAGATCATCGTCAGCAAGACCGATACCAAAGGGCGGATCATCTATGCCAACGAGGTGTTCCTGCGGATGGCCGGTTTCGCCGAGGGCGAGATTCTCAACCAGCCGCACAGCATCATCCGCCATCCCGACATGCCGCGCTGCGTCTTCAAGCTGCTGTGGGACACCATCGAGGCCGGCAAGGAAATCTTCGCCTATGTGAAGAACCGGTCCAAGAACGGTGACCATTACTGGGTGCTGGCCCACGTGACCCCCACCTTCGACAAGACGGGCAAGATCGTCAGCTACCATTCCAACCGCCGTTCGCCCCGACGGGACGCGGTGGAAAAGGCCGAGGGCCTCTACAAGGAACTGCTCGCCATCGAGAACGGCCACGATGATCGCAAGGTCGGCATGGAAGCCGCCTTCCAGGCCGTGGTCGCCAAACTGCAAGGCGCGGGAGTGCCCTACGATGAATTCGTCTTCTCTCTCTAG
- the lgt gene encoding prolipoprotein diacylglyceryl transferase, whose product MTFALAYPHLDPIALQLGPFAIRWYALAYIAGLMTGWRYVKFLVARPPNAMTEIEVDDFLVWATLGVVLGGRLGYVLFYKPLHYLANPLEIPMVWQGGMSFHGGALGVILGIIAFSRFRGRNLFLVGDVICCAVPIGLFFGRLANFVNGELFGRVAPDVEWAMVFPGGGPIPRHPSQLYEAGLEGVILFLIMFGLWKLTDIRYRAGALSGVFLAGYGLARITAEFFRQPDAHLGFLWGGATMGQLLSIPQVLVGLAMLVWAWRRGPRAKAAG is encoded by the coding sequence ATGACCTTCGCCCTGGCCTATCCCCACCTCGACCCCATCGCCCTGCAACTGGGGCCGTTCGCCATCCGCTGGTACGCTCTGGCCTATATCGCCGGGCTGATGACCGGCTGGCGCTACGTCAAGTTCCTGGTGGCCCGCCCACCCAACGCCATGACCGAGATCGAGGTCGACGACTTCCTGGTGTGGGCGACGCTCGGCGTGGTGCTGGGCGGCCGGCTGGGCTACGTGCTGTTCTACAAGCCGCTGCACTACCTCGCCAATCCGCTGGAAATCCCCATGGTCTGGCAGGGCGGCATGTCGTTCCACGGCGGAGCGCTGGGCGTCATCCTCGGCATCATCGCCTTCTCGCGCTTCAGGGGCCGCAACCTGTTCCTGGTGGGCGACGTGATCTGCTGTGCCGTGCCCATCGGCCTGTTCTTCGGCCGCCTGGCCAATTTCGTCAACGGCGAGCTGTTCGGCCGCGTCGCCCCCGACGTGGAATGGGCCATGGTGTTCCCCGGCGGCGGCCCCATTCCCCGCCATCCCAGCCAGCTCTACGAAGCCGGTCTGGAGGGCGTGATCCTGTTCCTGATCATGTTCGGCCTGTGGAAGCTGACCGATATCCGCTATCGGGCCGGCGCCCTGTCCGGGGTGTTCCTGGCCGGCTATGGTCTGGCGCGCATCACCGCCGAGTTCTTCCGCCAGCCCGACGCCCATCTGGGCTTCCTGTGGGGTGGCGCCACCATGGGGCAGTTGCTGTCCATTCCCCAGGTCCTGGTCGGCCTCGCCATGCTGGTGTGGGCGTGGCGGCGCGGACCCCGGGCCAAGGCCGCCGGATGA
- a CDS encoding methyl-accepting chemotaxis protein, giving the protein MNSSSLSRALAAAILAAVLCGIGALIALSRGALLDAGAMGLAALGALAVLYYVNRARASIHRACQVLGEAGAGRLDVRIIGIVEGGTLGRLDKAINRLLDLTEVFTKEADAAMALTSEGRYFRHILTDGMVGEFADHARLINKALSGMEMRANAFSAEATGVGNTIKHVTQVVAATATELEATAQQMSDIASQTSEQSTKVAGAAEDAYTHVEAVAAAAEQVSSGIRDVAARIQDSARMAQETVRVATETDEAINGLNIAAQKIGEVVNLITEIASQTNLLALNATIEAARAGEAGKGFAVVANEVKHLANQTARATDEISSQIDGMRQATGQAVGAVRNIAGKIREINDNATGIAATTEQQSAAVAEMSRSIRTVAADVQTVADTIGEVASTAGTATDAAGQVLVAAGDLANRTVSMNDDIDAFISRVCSGIKGA; this is encoded by the coding sequence ATGAATTCGTCTTCTCTCTCTAGGGCCCTGGCCGCCGCCATTCTCGCCGCGGTACTGTGCGGAATCGGCGCGCTGATCGCCCTGAGCCGCGGCGCACTGCTCGATGCGGGAGCCATGGGGCTGGCGGCGCTGGGGGCGCTGGCCGTGCTGTATTACGTCAACCGGGCGCGCGCCAGCATCCACCGGGCCTGCCAGGTTCTGGGCGAGGCCGGAGCGGGCCGCCTGGACGTGCGCATCATCGGTATCGTCGAAGGTGGGACCCTCGGCCGGTTGGACAAGGCGATCAACCGGTTGCTCGACCTGACCGAGGTGTTCACCAAGGAGGCCGACGCCGCCATGGCGCTGACCTCCGAGGGCCGTTATTTCCGCCATATCCTCACCGACGGCATGGTGGGCGAGTTCGCCGACCATGCGCGACTGATCAACAAGGCGCTCTCGGGGATGGAAATGCGCGCCAATGCCTTCAGCGCCGAAGCCACCGGAGTCGGCAACACCATCAAGCACGTCACCCAGGTGGTGGCCGCCACCGCCACCGAGCTGGAAGCCACCGCCCAGCAGATGTCCGACATCGCGTCCCAGACCAGCGAGCAGTCCACCAAGGTGGCCGGTGCCGCCGAGGATGCCTACACCCATGTGGAAGCGGTGGCGGCGGCGGCCGAGCAGGTGTCGTCCGGCATCCGCGACGTGGCGGCGCGCATCCAGGATTCGGCCCGCATGGCCCAGGAAACGGTGCGGGTCGCCACCGAGACCGACGAGGCCATCAACGGCCTCAACATAGCGGCGCAGAAGATCGGCGAGGTGGTCAACCTGATCACCGAGATCGCCAGCCAGACCAACCTGCTGGCCTTGAACGCCACCATCGAGGCGGCGCGGGCCGGTGAAGCCGGCAAGGGCTTCGCCGTGGTCGCCAACGAGGTCAAGCATCTGGCCAATCAGACGGCGCGCGCCACCGACGAGATTTCCAGCCAGATCGACGGCATGCGCCAGGCCACCGGCCAGGCGGTGGGTGCGGTGCGCAACATCGCCGGCAAGATCCGCGAGATCAACGACAACGCCACCGGCATCGCCGCCACCACCGAGCAGCAGAGCGCGGCGGTGGCCGAGATGAGCCGTTCCATCCGCACCGTCGCCGCCGACGTGCAGACGGTGGCCGACACCATCGGCGAAGTGGCTTCCACCGCCGGCACCGCCACCGACGCCGCCGGACAGGTGCTGGTCGCCGCCGGTGATCTGGCCAACCGCACGGTCAGCATGAACGACGACATCGACGCCTTCATCTCGCGGGTGTGCTCGGGCATCAAGGGGGCGTAG
- a CDS encoding aspartate-semialdehyde dehydrogenase, with product MGYKVAVIGATGNVGRAMLQILVDRKFPVDEVVALASERSVGREVAFGDNKILKCKDLATFDFKGFDIALSSPGAKVSALHSPRAAAAGCVVIDNTSHFRMDPDVPLVVPEVNPEAIAQYKKKGIIANPNCSTIQMVVALKPLHKLGKIKRVVVSTYQSVSGAGKEGMDELYDQTKGVLVHDAIKPNKFSKQIAFNLIPQIDVFMEDGSTKEEWKMVVETHKILDPDIAVNATCVRVPVFVSHSESINVEFERPVSVAEATRALRDAEGVVVMDTREPGGYITPLETTGEDPVYVSRIRKDPTVKNGLSFWCVADNLRKGAALNAVQIAEVLIRDYLKK from the coding sequence ATGGGTTACAAGGTTGCTGTAATCGGCGCGACCGGCAATGTGGGCCGGGCAATGCTTCAGATCCTGGTGGATCGCAAGTTTCCGGTGGACGAGGTCGTCGCCCTGGCGTCCGAGCGGTCGGTCGGCCGCGAAGTCGCTTTCGGCGACAACAAGATCCTGAAGTGCAAGGACCTGGCCACCTTCGACTTCAAGGGCTTCGATATCGCCCTGTCCTCTCCCGGCGCCAAGGTCTCGGCCCTTCATTCCCCGCGCGCCGCCGCCGCCGGCTGCGTGGTGATCGACAACACCTCGCATTTCCGCATGGACCCCGATGTGCCGCTGGTGGTGCCCGAGGTCAATCCGGAAGCCATCGCCCAGTACAAGAAGAAGGGCATCATCGCCAACCCCAACTGCTCGACCATCCAGATGGTGGTGGCGCTGAAGCCCCTGCACAAGCTGGGCAAGATCAAGCGCGTCGTCGTCTCGACCTACCAGTCGGTGTCGGGCGCCGGCAAGGAGGGCATGGACGAGCTTTACGACCAGACCAAGGGTGTCCTGGTCCATGACGCCATCAAGCCGAACAAGTTCTCCAAGCAGATCGCCTTCAACCTGATCCCGCAGATCGACGTCTTCATGGAAGACGGCTCGACCAAGGAAGAGTGGAAGATGGTGGTCGAGACCCACAAGATTCTCGACCCCGACATCGCCGTGAACGCCACCTGCGTGCGCGTGCCGGTGTTCGTCAGCCATTCGGAATCCATCAACGTGGAATTCGAGCGTCCGGTCAGCGTCGCCGAGGCCACCAGGGCGCTGCGCGACGCCGAAGGCGTGGTGGTGATGGATACCCGCGAGCCGGGCGGCTACATCACGCCCCTGGAGACCACCGGCGAGGACCCGGTCTATGTCAGCCGCATCCGCAAGGACCCCACCGTCAAGAACGGCCTGTCCTTCTGGTGCGTCGCCGACAACCTCAGGAAGGGCGCGGCGCTCAACGCCGTGCAGATCGCCGAGGTGCTGATCCGCGATTACCTGAAGAAGTAG
- the pgeF gene encoding peptidoglycan editing factor PgeF: protein MITLSALNEFVRIRHGFFTREGGVSEGLYASLNCGPGSSDKPEAVKENRRRVMALLDLPEEALVTLYQTHSSDVVTVTEPWEPGNAPKADAMVTDRPGIGLGILTADCAPVLFADGKSGIIGAAHAGWRGALGDVLENTVKAMIAIGARKPKIVAAIGPCIGHRNYEVGPEFPAPFLAEEAENADFFAPSPAKPDHHLFDLPGYISRKLSRIGVHEVTRVPADTLRDEARFFSYRRATLRGEADYGRQISVITLDR, encoded by the coding sequence ATGATCACCCTGTCGGCCCTCAACGAGTTCGTCCGCATCCGCCACGGCTTCTTCACCCGGGAAGGCGGCGTATCGGAAGGCCTGTACGCCTCGCTCAATTGCGGCCCCGGTTCCTCCGACAAGCCCGAAGCGGTGAAGGAAAACCGCCGCCGCGTCATGGCCCTGCTCGACCTGCCGGAAGAGGCGCTGGTCACCTTGTACCAGACCCATTCCAGCGACGTGGTGACGGTCACCGAGCCGTGGGAGCCGGGCAACGCCCCCAAGGCCGACGCCATGGTCACCGACCGTCCCGGCATCGGCCTGGGCATCCTTACCGCCGATTGCGCCCCGGTGCTGTTCGCCGACGGCAAGTCGGGAATCATCGGCGCCGCCCATGCCGGCTGGCGGGGAGCCCTGGGCGACGTGCTGGAGAACACCGTCAAGGCCATGATCGCCATCGGCGCCAGGAAGCCCAAGATCGTCGCCGCCATCGGGCCGTGCATCGGCCACCGCAATTACGAGGTGGGACCGGAATTCCCCGCTCCCTTCCTGGCCGAGGAAGCCGAAAACGCCGATTTCTTCGCTCCCTCGCCGGCCAAACCCGACCATCACCTGTTCGACCTGCCGGGCTACATCTCGCGCAAGCTGTCGCGCATCGGCGTGCACGAGGTGACGCGGGTGCCCGCCGACACGCTCCGCGACGAAGCCCGCTTCTTCAGCTATCGCCGCGCCACCTTGCGGGGCGAGGCCGATTACGGCCGGCAGATTTCGGTGATCACGCTGGACCGATGA
- a CDS encoding hydrogen peroxide-inducible genes activator: MQAHLPTLRQLRYLVALAEHRHFGRAAEACLATQSTLSAGLQELESLLGVTLVERTKRKVLMTPLGDEVAARARDLLRGAEDIADLARAHGKPLTGGLRLGVIPTIAPFLLPRVLPGLRRLYPDLKLALREDLTARLLERLVNGDLDAAVLALPYEAAEVEMEALFTDPFVLACPPGHPLAARETVSGADLAGADLLLLEEGHCLRDHALAACSLPAPRRGEGILGTSLGTLVQMVASGMGVTLLPRLAVEAGVLIGTDLVTRPLSGGGARLLGLAWRKSSARKDEFRLLGRALFGL; encoded by the coding sequence ATGCAGGCCCACCTACCCACCTTGCGCCAACTGCGCTATCTGGTCGCCCTGGCCGAGCACCGCCATTTCGGCCGCGCCGCCGAGGCGTGTCTGGCGACCCAAAGCACCCTGTCGGCCGGGTTGCAGGAACTGGAAAGCCTGCTGGGCGTCACCCTGGTGGAGCGGACCAAGCGCAAGGTGCTGATGACGCCGCTGGGCGACGAGGTGGCGGCGCGGGCCCGCGACCTGCTGCGCGGTGCCGAGGACATCGCCGATCTGGCCCGTGCCCACGGCAAGCCGCTGACCGGCGGCCTGCGCCTGGGGGTGATTCCCACCATCGCGCCGTTTCTGCTGCCCCGCGTGCTGCCCGGCCTGCGCCGCCTCTATCCCGACCTCAAGCTGGCGCTGCGCGAGGATCTGACGGCGCGACTGCTGGAGCGTCTGGTCAACGGCGACCTGGACGCGGCGGTCCTGGCCCTGCCCTACGAGGCGGCCGAGGTGGAGATGGAGGCGCTGTTCACCGACCCCTTCGTGCTGGCCTGTCCGCCCGGCCATCCCCTGGCGGCACGGGAAACCGTCAGCGGCGCCGATCTGGCCGGGGCGGACCTGCTGTTGCTGGAAGAGGGGCATTGCCTGCGCGACCATGCTCTGGCCGCCTGCTCGCTGCCGGCGCCCAGGCGGGGCGAGGGTATCCTGGGCACATCGCTGGGCACCCTGGTGCAGATGGTCGCCTCGGGCATGGGGGTGACCCTGCTGCCCCGGCTGGCGGTGGAGGCCGGCGTTCTGATCGGCACCGATCTGGTCACCCGCCCGCTGTCCGGCGGCGGCGCCCGCCTGCTGGGGCTGGCCTGGCGCAAGTCCAGCGCCCGCAAGGACGAATTCCGTCTGCTGGGGCGCGCGCTGTTCGGGTTATAG
- the rlmJ gene encoding 23S rRNA (adenine(2030)-N(6))-methyltransferase RlmJ gives MNYRHAYHAGNFADVMKHAILALVIAGLKRKDTPFFVLDTHAGIGAYDLEAPQADKTGEYLNGIAKVLDAPRPPAELETYLAVVRAWNSDGTLRRYPGSPELVRGLMRPQDRMALVELHPEDVETLRARFHGDRRVGVHHLDGYTAAKGLLPPPERRGLVLMDPPFEVKNEFERLLAALRRARKLWPTGIYLAWYPIKGREPVEAFYRDIADQGGPETLAVELLLRPAEDPFRLNGSGLLVINPPWQLRESLERVLPWLAAIVAPDTGSTAIRHLIAEKT, from the coding sequence ATGAACTACCGCCACGCCTACCACGCAGGAAACTTCGCCGATGTGATGAAGCACGCCATCCTGGCGCTGGTCATCGCCGGACTGAAGCGCAAGGACACGCCGTTCTTTGTGCTCGATACCCATGCGGGAATCGGCGCCTACGACCTGGAGGCCCCCCAGGCCGACAAGACCGGCGAATATCTGAACGGTATCGCCAAGGTCCTGGACGCGCCCCGTCCGCCCGCCGAACTGGAGACCTATCTGGCGGTGGTGCGGGCCTGGAACTCGGACGGCACGCTGCGCCGCTACCCCGGCTCGCCCGAACTGGTGCGCGGCCTGATGCGTCCCCAGGACCGCATGGCCCTGGTGGAACTGCACCCCGAGGACGTGGAGACGCTGCGGGCCCGCTTCCACGGCGACCGCCGGGTCGGCGTCCACCATCTGGACGGCTACACCGCCGCCAAGGGATTGCTGCCGCCGCCCGAGCGGCGCGGGCTGGTGCTGATGGACCCGCCCTTCGAGGTCAAGAACGAGTTCGAGCGACTGCTGGCCGCCCTGCGCCGGGCCCGCAAGCTGTGGCCCACCGGCATCTATCTGGCCTGGTATCCCATCAAGGGCCGCGAGCCGGTGGAGGCCTTCTATCGGGACATCGCCGACCAAGGCGGCCCGGAAACCCTGGCCGTGGAGTTGCTGCTGCGCCCGGCCGAGGACCCGTTCAGGCTCAACGGCAGCGGCCTGCTGGTGATCAATCCGCCCTGGCAACTGCGGGAAAGCCTGGAGCGCGTCCTGCCCTGGCTGGCCGCAATCGTCGCCCCCGACACCGGCAGCACCGCCATTCGCCATCTGATCGCCGAAAAGACGTAG
- a CDS encoding ribose-phosphate pyrophosphokinase — MKILACNSNRPLAEAIAEYLTMSITKAVIRRFSDNEVFVEIHENVRGEDVFVIQSTSYPANDNLMELLVTLDALRRGSARRITAVIPYFGYARQDRKSSPRSPISAKLVANLITTAGADRVVTLDLHSGQIQGFFDIPLDNLYAAPVFTNDIRARYQGDDVMVVSPDVGGVVRARAIASRIDADLAIIDKRREKAGVSEVMNIIGDVRGRRCIMVDDIVDSAGTLCNAAEALMKAGAVSVAAFVTHGVLSGGAVARVTASPLEELVITDSIPATEAVKMARNIRQVTIAPLMAESISRISEERSVSSLFD; from the coding sequence ATGAAAATCCTCGCTTGCAACAGCAACCGGCCCCTCGCGGAAGCGATCGCCGAATATCTCACCATGTCCATCACCAAGGCGGTGATCCGCCGCTTCTCGGACAACGAGGTGTTCGTCGAAATTCACGAGAACGTCCGTGGCGAGGACGTCTTCGTCATCCAATCCACCAGCTATCCCGCCAACGACAATCTGATGGAACTGCTGGTCACCCTGGACGCCCTGCGGCGCGGCTCGGCCCGGCGCATCACGGCGGTGATCCCCTATTTCGGCTATGCCCGCCAGGACCGCAAGTCGTCGCCCCGCTCGCCCATCTCGGCCAAGCTGGTCGCCAACCTGATCACCACCGCCGGCGCCGACCGCGTGGTGACGCTGGACCTGCATTCGGGCCAGATCCAGGGCTTCTTCGACATTCCGCTGGATAACCTCTACGCCGCCCCGGTGTTCACCAACGATATCCGCGCCCGCTACCAGGGCGACGACGTCATGGTGGTGTCGCCCGACGTGGGCGGCGTGGTGCGCGCCCGCGCCATCGCCAGCCGCATCGACGCCGATCTCGCCATCATCGACAAGCGCCGCGAAAAGGCCGGTGTGTCCGAGGTGATGAACATCATCGGCGACGTGCGCGGCCGCCGCTGCATCATGGTCGACGACATCGTCGATTCCGCCGGTACGCTGTGCAACGCCGCCGAGGCGCTGATGAAGGCCGGAGCCGTCTCGGTGGCCGCCTTCGTCACCCACGGCGTGCTGTCGGGCGGCGCCGTGGCCCGTGTCACCGCCTCGCCTCTCGAGGAACTGGTGATCACCGATTCCATCCCCGCCACCGAGGCGGTGAAGATGGCCCGCAACATCCGTCAGGTCACCATCGCCCCGCTGATGGCCGAATCCATCTCGCGCATCAGCGAGGAGCGCTCGGTCTCCAGCCTGTTCGACTGA
- a CDS encoding ATP-binding cassette domain-containing protein, whose product MTKTAAAPVEIRIEGLTKAFDGHPVLRGVDLDIQAGAFVAVVGGSGCGKSVLLNHILGLMQPDGGRVLVADPERPDSPLLDLAALDADQMADIHVHWGVVFQRNALFSGTVLDNIGLWLEEVGHLGVADIEHMAQRVLAAVGLPATPDFLAGRVESLSGGMAKRIAIARALAMEPRCMFFDEPTTGLDPVTASQIQDLLLSTHVDERDGLARTTIVVTHDKDLLYRLRPRVVMLHDGRVSFDGPFEDFEASRSPIIRPYFDLMPTLHQRELA is encoded by the coding sequence ATGACCAAGACAGCCGCAGCACCGGTGGAAATCCGCATCGAGGGCCTGACCAAGGCGTTCGATGGCCATCCGGTGTTGCGTGGTGTCGATCTCGATATCCAGGCCGGCGCCTTCGTGGCGGTGGTGGGGGGATCGGGATGCGGCAAGAGCGTCCTGCTCAACCATATCCTCGGTCTGATGCAACCGGACGGCGGACGGGTGCTGGTCGCCGATCCCGAACGGCCCGATAGCCCGCTGCTCGACCTCGCCGCTCTGGATGCCGACCAAATGGCCGATATCCACGTCCATTGGGGCGTGGTGTTTCAGCGCAACGCCCTGTTCTCCGGCACCGTGCTGGACAATATCGGCCTGTGGCTGGAGGAGGTCGGCCATCTGGGCGTCGCCGACATCGAGCACATGGCCCAGCGCGTGCTGGCGGCGGTGGGACTGCCCGCCACGCCCGATTTCCTGGCCGGGCGGGTGGAGTCCCTGTCGGGCGGCATGGCCAAGCGCATCGCCATCGCCCGTGCCCTGGCCATGGAGCCGCGCTGCATGTTCTTCGACGAGCCGACCACCGGCCTCGATCCGGTCACCGCCTCGCAGATTCAGGACCTGCTGCTCTCCACCCATGTGGACGAGCGTGATGGACTGGCACGGACCACCATCGTCGTTACCCACGACAAGGACCTGCTGTACCGGCTGCGGCCCCGCGTGGTGATGCTGCACGACGGGCGGGTGTCGTTCGACGGGCCGTTCGAGGATTTCGAGGCATCGAGATCGCCGATCATCCGTCCCTATTTCGACCTGATGCCGACGCTGCACCAGCGGGAACTCGCCTGA